A DNA window from Fragaria vesca subsp. vesca linkage group LG3, FraVesHawaii_1.0, whole genome shotgun sequence contains the following coding sequences:
- the LOC101310586 gene encoding uncharacterized protein LOC101310586, which yields MALSMRGFILGAPKPNSIQLPSCKSYQQKAMTMLQTQHHGLKSSLKISRSLITCANKKPGTGSGPKINQTTSSEQLSVSNGSSPSNSERTGKKSKGSDSEANVTPKAAN from the exons ATGGCTCTATCTATGCGTGGCTTCATACTTGGGGCTCCAAAGCCAAACAGCATCCAACTTCCCAGTTGCAAGTCCTATCAACAAAAAGCCATGACTAT GCTGCAGACACAGCACCACGGTCTTAAAAGTTCCCTGAAGATTAGTCGCTCACTTAT AACATGTGCTAATAAGAAACCCGGCACAGGGAGTGGTCCAAAAATTAATCAGACGACATCATCGGAGCAACTTTCAGTTTCGAATGGTAGCAGTCCATCAAACTCTGAGAGGACCGGCAAGAAAAGTAAAGGATCAGATTCAGAAGCCAACGTTACTCCAAAAGCGGCCAACTAA
- the LOC101310008 gene encoding uncharacterized protein LOC101310008 — protein sequence MAVVRALIMSSKLVPRVPIVKTMQWRITSVRCAGIGTGSGPQMNLIPEGDTITDKVDDQKQKGSNTSNDMYISEDEIAEAEEPIPAQVDDYGSTDESPIAKTKE from the exons ATGGCCGTTGTTAGAGCCTTGATCATGTCCTCTAAGCTAGTGCCTCGAGTACCCATAGTGAAGACCATGCAATGGAGAATTACTTCTGT TCGATGTGCTGGTATTGGTACAGGAAGTGGTCCACAGATGAATCTCATACCTGAAGGAGATACCATCACAGATAAGGTCGACGATCAGAAGCAGAAAGGTTCCAACACCTCAAATGACATGTATATCAGCGAAGATGAAATCGCAGAAGCAGAAGAGCCAATTCCAGCACAAGTCGATGATTATGGAAGCACAGATGAGTCTCCGATAGCCAAGACTAAAGAATAA
- the LOC101307674 gene encoding uncharacterized protein LOC101307674 isoform 1 yields the protein MKFGLKRKQRHKHQYKSTSLHISNVEYLSLSAHFLYARCLPAFDNLIQLKLVLRECYRWILLSQLLKRSPNLECLILEYEEQGDDESYLSDETNSADEENSDDEENLGDGTNSEDEENSGEEDSENEEYAKHQRWKAKHHWWNREEPAPTCVLSHLKTVSISGFKGREDEREVV from the exons ATGAAGTTTGGATTGAAACGTAAACAGAGACATAAACATCAATACAAATCAACTTCCCTGC ATATTTCCAACGTCGAATATCTCTCTCTTTCGGCTCACTTTTTGTAT GCTCGTTGTCTACCTGCTTTTGATAATTTGATCCAATTGAAGCTGGTTCTTCGTGAATGCTATCGGTGGATATTGCTATCACAACTGCTAAAGAGATCGCCTAATCTGGAATGTCTTATCTTAGAATATGAAGAACAGGGTGAT GATGAGTCATATTTAAGCGATGAAACAAATTCAGCGGACGAAGAAAACTCGGACGATGAAGAAAATCTAGGGGATGGAACAAACTCAGAGGATGAAGAAAACTCAGGTGAAGAAGACTCAGAGAATGAAGAATACGCAAAGCATCAGCGGTGGAAAGCAAAGCATCACTGGTGGAATAGGGAAGAGCCTGCTCCTACTTGTGTGTTGTCACATCTCAAGACTGTCTCTATAAGTGGTTTCAAGGGACGTGAGGATGAGAGGGAAGTGGTATAG
- the LOC101302912 gene encoding BES1/BZR1 homolog protein 4-like, giving the protein MTSGTRLPSWKERENNKRRERRRRAIAAKIFAGLRMYGNYKLPKHCDNNEVLKALCNEAGWTVELDGTTYRKGCKPVERMDIVDGSAAASPCSSYHPSNYASYNPSPGSSSFPSPASSSYAAHQNVDGSSLIPWLKHLSSGSSSASSSKLPNMYIHGGSISAPVTPPLSSPTCRTPRMNTDWEQSAQPGWGGQQHSFLPSSTPPSPGRQIIPSPEWFSGIQIPHGPTSPTFSLVSSNPFGFKEEALAGGGSRMWTPGQSGTCSPAIAAGSDHTADIPMSEVISDEFAFGSCNTAGLVKAWEGERIHEESGSDDLELTLGCSKTR; this is encoded by the exons ATGACGTCAGGCACGCGGCTGCCGAGCTGGAAGGAGAGAGAGAACAACAAGAGGAGGGAGAGAAGACGAAGGGCCATAGCGGCGAAGATCTTCGCCGGACTCAGAATGTACGGCAACTATAAGCTCCCCAAGCACTGCGACAACAACGAGGTCCTCAAAGCTCTCTGCAACGAGGCCGGTTGGACCGTCGAGCTCGACGGCACCACTTACCGCAAG GGATGCAAGCCTGTTGAACGTATGGACATTGTGGACGGATCAGCAGCTGCTAGCCCGTGCTCATCTTACCACCCAAGTAACTATGCTTCCTACAATCCAAGCCCTGGCTCATCCTCCTTCCCTAGCCCAGCATCATCTTCCTATGCTGCTCATCAGAATGTTGATGGCAGTTCCCTTATCCCATGGCTAAAACATCTCTCCTCCGGATCCTCTTCTGCCTCCTCTTCCAAGCTACCAAATATGTACATCCATGGTGGCTCTATTAGTGCCCCTGTCACGCCTCCATTGAGCTCTCCAACTTGCAGAACACCCCGGATGAACACGGACTGGGAACAGTCTGCTCAACCGGGATGGGGTGGGCAGCAGCACTCCTTCCTGCCATCTTCTACTCCACCAAGCCCTGGCAGGCAGATTATTCCTAGTCCAGAATGGTTTTCTGGGATTCAAATTCCCCATGGACCAACTTCTCCGACATTTAGCCTTGTCTCTTCAAACCCATTTGGGTTCAAGGAAGAGGCTTTAGCTGGTGGAGGCTCTCGAATGTGGACTCCTGGACAGAGTGGGACATGCTCTCCTGCCATTGCAGCAGGCTCTGATCACACTGCAGACATTCCAATGTCTGAGGTGATCTCTGACGAGTTTGCATTCGGATCATGCAACACAGCAGGGCTGGTTAAGGCATGGGAAGGAGAAAGGATTCATGAAGAATCCGGATCTGATGATCTAGAGCTCACTCTTGGGTGCTCAAAAACCAG GTAA